The following proteins come from a genomic window of Alphaproteobacteria bacterium:
- a CDS encoding histidine--tRNA ligase produces MQPIRGFRDLLQNDFKTFSEIKTICETIAKLYGYEGIELPIVESLDVFKRTLGDVSDVVNKEMFTLTDRHGEILALRPEATASVVRALISNKLTQDLPQKFFYQGPMFRYERPQKGRYRQFYQFGIEAFGEKDPYIDAEIILLAHRILEDLGVKGFKFEINTIGDVASRKAYNDALIKYLTPQKNELSQDSQERLLRNPLRILDSKDMQDQKILMNAPKFEGYLNEESKAFFESVCGYLDAFDVTYHVNSRLVRGLDYYTHTVFEFTHEDLGAQSAFLAGGRYDGLVSTMGGPDIPGIGFAMGIDRVMFLSEVGDVNAPVIVIPFSDDCLAYAMDVCETLRDNGVMCEVSFKGKLSKDLKYAEKRQAEYALLIGENEVEASTVTLKFLGSDEGNQTKSVGEILDFLAL; encoded by the coding sequence ATGCAGCCTATTCGTGGTTTTCGAGACCTTTTGCAAAACGATTTCAAAACATTTTCCGAAATCAAAACAATATGCGAAACGATTGCAAAGCTATATGGATATGAAGGCATTGAACTACCTATCGTAGAATCACTTGATGTGTTTAAGCGCACGTTGGGTGATGTCAGTGATGTGGTGAATAAAGAAATGTTCACACTAACAGATCGTCATGGGGAAATATTAGCCCTTCGACCTGAGGCAACTGCTAGTGTCGTGCGCGCATTAATTTCGAATAAGCTTACACAAGATTTGCCGCAAAAGTTTTTCTATCAAGGGCCGATGTTTCGTTATGAGCGTCCGCAAAAAGGTCGATATCGTCAGTTTTATCAATTTGGCATTGAGGCATTTGGTGAGAAAGATCCATATATTGATGCTGAGATTATTTTGCTGGCACATCGCATTCTTGAAGATTTAGGTGTGAAAGGATTTAAGTTTGAGATCAATACCATTGGTGATGTTGCATCACGAAAAGCTTACAATGATGCGCTGATTAAATATCTTACCCCGCAAAAAAACGAACTGTCTCAAGATAGCCAAGAGAGATTGCTTCGAAATCCTTTGCGTATTTTGGATTCTAAAGATATGCAGGATCAAAAGATTTTGATGAATGCACCAAAGTTCGAGGGTTATTTAAATGAAGAATCTAAGGCGTTTTTTGAATCCGTTTGTGGATATTTGGATGCTTTTGATGTGACGTATCACGTGAACTCCCGTTTGGTGCGTGGATTAGATTATTACACACATACGGTGTTTGAATTTACGCATGAAGATTTGGGTGCACAGTCAGCCTTTTTAGCTGGCGGACGATACGATGGCTTGGTGTCCACCATGGGTGGGCCGGATATTCCTGGCATTGGATTTGCGATGGGGATAGACCGCGTGATGTTTTTAAGTGAAGTGGGTGATGTTAATGCGCCTGTTATTGTGATTCCGTTTTCTGATGATTGCTTAGCATATGCGATGGATGTATGCGAAACGTTACGTGATAACGGTGTGATGTGTGAAGTGTCGTTTAAAGGCAAGTTATCTAAAGATTTGAAATATGCTGAAAAACGTCAGGCTGAGTATGCTTTGTTGATTGGTGAAAATGAAGTTGAAGCGT